In Silene latifolia isolate original U9 population chromosome 3, ASM4854445v1, whole genome shotgun sequence, a single window of DNA contains:
- the LOC141649011 gene encoding uncharacterized protein LOC141649011 — MHDNSGDKRNKRGRRCCYIIISVIILIIILLAVLGATVFRAKRPTTTVNSVTLRNLDVSFDALQLNVHINVSLFANISVKNPNIVGIKYTDSSAFLDYRGQVVGQAPIPAGHISAGQTAILNLTLTVMADRFLSNSKEVISDVLSGSIPLSTRTRIQGKVTVFLFKIHVVSDANCNLNVSVATKSLSSNDCGEKQLANVSGLNFTCRCDYYRKAS, encoded by the exons ATGCACGATAACAGCGGCGACAAGCGCAACAAGCGCGGCCGCCGCTGCTGTTATATCATAATCTCCGTTATAATCCTCATTATCATACTCCTCGCAGTCCTCGGCGCCACCGTATTCCGCGCAAAACGCCCAACTACCACCGTAAACTCCGTCACCCTTCGCAACCTCGACGTATCCTTCGACGCACTACAACTCAACGTCCACATCAATGTCTCCCTTTTCGCCAACATCTCCGTCAAAAACCCTAACATTGTCGGAATTAAGTATACCGACAGTTCCGCCTTCCTCGATTACCGCGGTCAGGTCGTTGGTCAGGCTCCCATTCCTGCTGGTCATATCTCCGCTGGTCAGACCGCGATCCTCAACCTGACTTTGACAGTTATGGCGGACCGGTTTTTGTCGAATTCCAAGGAAGTTATTTCTGATGTGTTGTCCGGTTCGATTCCGCTTTCGACTCGTACGAGGATTCAAGGGAAGGTTACTGTGTTTTTGTTTAAGATTCATGTTGTTTCGGATGCGAATTGTAATTTGAATGTTTCTGTTGCCACTAAGTCTCTTTCGAGTAATGATT GCGGGGAAAAACAATTAGCAAACGTTTCTGGTCTCAATTTTACTTGTCGCTGTGATTACTACCGAAAAGCTAGTTAG